The following coding sequences are from one Fusibacter sp. A1 window:
- a CDS encoding NAD(P)/FAD-dependent oxidoreductase, with the protein MNSIKRLERELQKRYNKSIKCSRIGDSIRVEGNVMTHEEVVAIGYRAAKTSFKQVVNDVTPFFDLNLQKIQSSSPVDGDDVIPSLNQPRTCDVLIIGAGIIGASIARELSKYELDIVLVDKEYDVAVHTSSRNDGMIHPGIASPMGTLKLQMNLRGNHLYEQVSKELGVPIRRCGSSILFRSRVSKLLIPYFVLKAKIIKMPGLSIMSKRKVYEKEPHLAPGISWGVFCASAGVTSPYKMTVAYAENAVINGVELRLNTEVKAMSVETDTGKILEVKTENGVIRPMLTVNAAGAYADIIAEMADDRYYSIHPRKGEIVLLDKKKADRLTGILGFVGDRSDKNTKGGGLVKTYENNILIGPNAFEVSSREDYSTDSDTIGRMLATKIPQVTGLVKEDVITYFSGIRAATYKEDFIIEASNKVGNLIHVAGIQSPGFASAPAIAERVEMLVGDYFSKQADANANFRKKEIWNPIRQAIPEVCSMPYEERTALIRSNPDYGEIVCRCEEISRGEIIDALSGPIEIDSVDAVKRRVRAGMGRCQGGFCLPLVMEIIQSEKGIPLNQITKKGKNSTIAAHSTKEV; encoded by the coding sequence ATGAACTCCATTAAGCGACTTGAACGTGAATTGCAAAAGCGATATAACAAAAGCATCAAATGCAGTCGGATTGGTGATTCCATAAGGGTTGAGGGAAACGTCATGACCCATGAGGAGGTTGTAGCTATAGGCTATCGCGCCGCAAAGACTTCTTTCAAACAAGTAGTCAATGATGTCACCCCTTTTTTTGACCTCAATTTACAGAAAATTCAGTCATCGAGTCCGGTCGATGGAGACGACGTGATACCTTCGTTAAATCAGCCACGTACATGCGATGTGCTTATCATCGGGGCTGGTATCATCGGAGCCTCTATTGCAAGAGAACTTTCAAAGTATGAACTTGATATTGTATTAGTGGATAAGGAATATGACGTTGCGGTGCATACTTCCTCTAGAAACGACGGAATGATACATCCTGGAATCGCATCGCCCATGGGAACACTTAAATTGCAAATGAACTTGCGGGGCAACCATTTGTATGAACAGGTATCAAAGGAGCTTGGAGTTCCTATCAGAAGGTGCGGCTCAAGCATTCTCTTTAGATCTAGGGTCAGTAAACTGCTTATTCCGTACTTTGTCTTAAAAGCAAAAATAATAAAAATGCCGGGTCTTTCGATCATGAGTAAGAGGAAGGTCTATGAAAAGGAACCCCATCTGGCACCAGGTATATCTTGGGGAGTCTTCTGCGCCAGTGCGGGTGTGACATCACCCTACAAGATGACGGTGGCTTATGCTGAAAATGCGGTGATCAACGGTGTCGAGCTTCGACTGAATACAGAAGTGAAAGCGATGTCTGTAGAGACTGATACAGGAAAGATACTAGAAGTGAAGACTGAAAACGGAGTCATAAGGCCTATGCTGACGGTCAATGCTGCCGGAGCCTATGCTGATATCATTGCGGAAATGGCAGATGACAGATATTACTCCATTCATCCGAGAAAAGGCGAAATTGTTTTGCTTGATAAGAAAAAGGCGGATCGGTTGACGGGTATCTTGGGTTTTGTAGGCGATCGGAGTGATAAGAATACAAAAGGAGGTGGCCTGGTCAAGACTTATGAGAACAATATTTTGATTGGTCCCAATGCCTTTGAAGTGTCCTCGCGAGAAGATTACAGTACCGATAGCGATACGATAGGGAGGATGCTGGCTACAAAGATTCCTCAAGTCACAGGGCTTGTAAAAGAAGATGTAATCACTTACTTTAGCGGAATTAGAGCAGCTACCTATAAAGAGGACTTTATCATTGAAGCGTCAAATAAAGTAGGCAATCTGATACATGTCGCAGGAATACAATCGCCGGGATTCGCCTCGGCACCTGCGATCGCTGAACGCGTCGAAATGCTTGTCGGTGACTACTTTAGCAAGCAAGCGGATGCGAACGCCAACTTTAGGAAAAAGGAGATTTGGAATCCAATCAGGCAGGCGATACCCGAAGTTTGCAGCATGCCATACGAAGAGAGAACTGCTCTGATACGATCAAATCCCGATTACGGTGAAATTGTATGCAGATGTGAGGAAATCAGCAGGGGCGAAATAATCGACGCGCTAAGTGGTCCGATTGAGATCGATAGCGTGGATGCGGTTAAAAGACGTGTTAGAGCCGGAATGGGAAGATGTCAAGGAGGATTTTGCCTACCGCTGGTGATGGAAATCATCCAGAGCGAAAAAGGAATTCCTTTGAATCAGATTACTAAAAAAGGAAAAAACTCGACAATTGCCGCACATAGCACAAAGGAGGTATAG
- a CDS encoding GntR family transcriptional regulator: MKLNRKLHVPLYIQLKDQILAEIKSEKFEIGDVIPSEQEMMKSYQVGRVTVREAINELVKEGLLEKKQGKGTFIRKKDTSIGYEPLISLSYFLNLRCWDHHNEVLRKEIVTMNQDQKEASKIESSKILILDRNRFIDTHPLGLEVFYFHEAFIALSKDADLNLSIGKLLLETLKLPVEKMVQEVIVVKASDREAALLKLAPGGDLMYMKRWLYIRGYEGVFQYYEFKVPVGVSAFPTEFL, from the coding sequence ATGAAACTAAATCGAAAACTGCATGTCCCTTTATACATACAACTTAAGGACCAGATTCTTGCGGAGATAAAATCAGAAAAGTTTGAGATCGGAGATGTCATTCCCAGTGAACAGGAAATGATGAAATCCTATCAGGTTGGACGAGTGACTGTGCGTGAAGCGATCAACGAGCTTGTTAAAGAGGGACTTTTAGAAAAAAAACAGGGTAAGGGGACTTTTATTAGAAAAAAGGACACCAGTATCGGGTATGAACCCTTAATCAGCCTTTCCTATTTTTTGAATTTAAGATGCTGGGATCACCACAATGAGGTTTTGCGTAAAGAAATTGTTACTATGAACCAGGATCAAAAGGAAGCCTCGAAGATCGAGAGTTCAAAGATATTGATTTTAGACAGAAACCGGTTTATCGATACGCATCCACTCGGCCTTGAGGTATTCTATTTTCATGAAGCTTTCATAGCGTTGTCAAAAGATGCTGATCTAAATCTATCGATAGGAAAATTGCTACTGGAAACATTGAAACTGCCTGTTGAGAAAATGGTGCAAGAAGTCATCGTCGTCAAAGCAAGCGATAGGGAGGCAGCACTTTTAAAACTAGCGCCGGGTGGTGATTTGATGTATATGAAGCGATGGCTTTATATCAGAGGTTACGAAGGTGTTTTTCAGTATTATGAGTTTAAGGTTCCTGTAGGGGTTTCTGCGTTTCCGACTGAGTTCTTGTAA